The proteins below come from a single Syntrophobacterales bacterium genomic window:
- a CDS encoding NADH-quinone oxidoreductase subunit NuoF: MTSKIKSFSELKELQEKIKAARDSRQQRITICVGTGCLAHGAMSVADAFREELDRRGLSVKIDFRKTGCHGFCERGPMVILAPENIFYQHVGVSDVGEIIEKTLLKGEIIDNLLYANPQTGEKYVKEDEVPFYKRQTRTVFGMNSKVDPKKMEDYLAVDGYSALAKALKMKPGEIIREVVTANLRGRGGGGFPAGRKWEETSKAAGTPKYVICNADEGDPGAYMDRSLLEGNPHLVLEGMIIGAYAIGSNEGYIYVRNEYPLAVENINIAIKQAREAGLLGENILGSGFSFDLKVNRGGGAFVCGESSALFASLEGRAGEPRAKYVHATEKGLYDKPTNLNNVETWANVPFIINNGGDWYAGIGTDRSKGTKIFSLVGKINNTGLVEVPMGTKLREIVFDIGGGILNNRKFKAIQTGGPSGGCIPEAYLDMPVDYDELTKVGSMMGSGGMIVMDEGTCMVDLARYFTNFLANESCGKCVPCREGVQRMKEILVDITEGKGREGDIELLESLASSIKDGALCALGTSAPNPVLSTIRYFRDEYEAHIKEKRCPAGVCKALITYSVDSGKCTGCTLCAKVCPVGAATGEKKQAHKIDSDKCTRCGACKESCQFDAIIVR, translated from the coding sequence ATGACGAGCAAAATTAAATCCTTCAGTGAATTGAAAGAGTTGCAGGAGAAAATCAAAGCCGCCCGTGATTCCCGACAGCAGCGCATCACGATCTGTGTGGGTACGGGATGCCTTGCTCATGGGGCCATGAGCGTGGCCGATGCCTTTCGCGAGGAGCTTGACCGCCGCGGGCTCTCCGTAAAAATCGACTTTCGGAAGACCGGCTGCCATGGCTTCTGCGAGCGGGGGCCGATGGTGATACTTGCCCCGGAGAATATTTTCTACCAGCACGTGGGCGTAAGCGACGTGGGCGAGATCATCGAAAAAACGCTCCTGAAGGGCGAGATAATTGATAATCTGCTGTATGCCAATCCCCAGACCGGCGAGAAGTACGTCAAAGAGGATGAGGTCCCGTTCTACAAGCGGCAGACCAGAACTGTCTTCGGCATGAACAGTAAGGTCGATCCGAAAAAAATGGAGGATTATCTTGCCGTTGACGGTTACAGCGCCCTTGCCAAGGCCCTTAAAATGAAGCCCGGGGAGATTATTCGGGAGGTCGTAACGGCCAACCTGCGGGGCAGGGGCGGCGGCGGATTCCCGGCAGGTCGCAAATGGGAAGAGACAAGCAAGGCGGCAGGAACTCCCAAGTATGTGATCTGCAACGCCGATGAAGGAGACCCCGGCGCCTATATGGATCGCAGTCTGCTCGAAGGCAACCCCCACCTTGTGCTGGAGGGGATGATAATCGGCGCCTATGCGATCGGTTCGAACGAGGGATATATCTATGTCCGCAACGAATATCCGCTCGCCGTTGAGAATATCAATATTGCGATCAAACAGGCGCGGGAGGCCGGCCTCCTCGGCGAGAACATTCTGGGCAGTGGTTTTTCCTTCGACCTGAAGGTGAATCGCGGCGGCGGCGCCTTTGTCTGCGGCGAGTCGTCGGCGCTCTTTGCCTCTTTGGAGGGCAGGGCGGGCGAGCCGCGCGCCAAATACGTTCATGCCACCGAAAAGGGGCTCTACGACAAGCCGACCAATCTCAACAACGTGGAAACATGGGCGAATGTCCCGTTTATCATCAACAACGGCGGCGACTGGTACGCCGGGATCGGCACCGACCGCAGCAAGGGGACGAAGATCTTCTCGCTGGTCGGCAAGATCAACAATACCGGCCTCGTCGAGGTGCCAATGGGAACGAAGCTGCGCGAGATAGTCTTCGATATTGGCGGCGGTATTCTCAACAACCGGAAATTCAAGGCGATTCAGACCGGCGGGCCATCCGGCGGCTGCATCCCCGAGGCTTATCTTGATATGCCGGTTGACTATGACGAACTCACCAAAGTCGGCTCGATGATGGGCTCCGGCGGCATGATCGTCATGGATGAAGGTACCTGCATGGTTGATCTGGCCCGCTATTTCACGAACTTTCTGGCCAATGAATCCTGCGGCAAGTGCGTTCCCTGTCGGGAAGGCGTACAGCGGATGAAAGAAATCCTGGTTGACATCACCGAAGGAAAGGGCCGGGAAGGCGATATCGAACTGCTGGAGTCGCTGGCTTCGAGCATCAAGGACGGCGCCCTCTGCGCCCTCGGTACCAGCGCCCCGAACCCGGTGCTCAGTACGATCCGTTATTTCCGTGACGAGTACGAAGCGCACATCAAGGAAAAACGCTGTCCTGCGGGTGTCTGCAAGGCGCTAATCACTTACAGCGTTGATTCGGGAAAGTGTACCGGCTGCACCCTGTGCGCGAAGGTATGCCCTGTGGGGGCCGCGACCGGCGAAAAGAAGCAGGCCCACAAAATCGATTCTGATAAATGTACGAGATGCGGCGCCTGCAAGGAAAGCTGCCAATTTGATGCGATCATCGTGAGGTAA
- the nuoE gene encoding NADH-quinone oxidoreductase subunit NuoE, whose amino-acid sequence MMEEKVKEIVQGYGGDRSYLVPIMQDVQKEFGYLAKDALLAISANLGVPVSRVYEVATFYKAFSLKPKGRHHISLCMGTACHVRGAEFIASNITTLLGIKDGETTEDQEFSFETVGCLGACALGPIVVVDGEYHGEMNIAKSTKLLKKIGKKV is encoded by the coding sequence ATAATGGAAGAAAAGGTAAAGGAGATCGTGCAAGGTTACGGCGGGGACCGAAGTTACCTGGTTCCCATCATGCAGGACGTCCAGAAGGAATTCGGTTATCTTGCCAAGGATGCCCTGCTGGCAATCAGCGCTAATCTTGGCGTTCCGGTAAGCCGAGTGTACGAAGTCGCGACGTTTTACAAGGCGTTCAGCCTGAAGCCGAAGGGCCGCCATCATATCAGCCTCTGCATGGGCACCGCCTGTCATGTGCGCGGCGCCGAGTTTATCGCCAGCAACATCACCACCCTGCTGGGGATAAAGGATGGCGAAACGACCGAGGACCAGGAGTTCTCTTTCGAGACGGTTGGTTGTCTCGGGGCTTGCGCCCTGGGGCCGATTGTTGTGGTGGATGGCGAGTATCACGGGGAAATGAACATCGCCAAATCGACAAAGCTCCTCAAGAAAATAGGGAAGAAGGTATAA
- a CDS encoding pyruvate synthase subunit beta yields MTTLTNSPTIIENFDLYAPKLVSKEEFFSAGHRACQGCAEALAIRLMCKALGRDTVITNATGCMEVISSLYPTTAWKLPWIHVAFPCAAAVGSGVEAGLTALRRKGKIPDKRVKSVAIGGDGGTMDIGFQALSGAMERGHDMLYVCFDNEAYMNTGIQRSSGTPFLASTTTSPAGKKIPGNQVWKKNVMEIMVAHNIPYVATASPAYPIDFMNKVKKAREVKGSAYIHCLVTCPTGWRSPSETSIQLGRLAYETGVFPIYEVEDGKYRFTMPVPEKRRPVADYLKGQGRFRHVTPDQIKAIQERVDIEWEMLKIKIASSKSRAEIREQVKS; encoded by the coding sequence ATGACTACATTGACAAACAGCCCTACAATTATAGAAAACTTTGATCTGTACGCCCCCAAGCTGGTAAGCAAGGAGGAGTTCTTCAGCGCCGGTCATCGCGCCTGTCAGGGTTGTGCCGAGGCGCTGGCCATTCGCCTGATGTGCAAGGCCCTGGGCCGGGATACAGTCATTACCAACGCGACCGGTTGCATGGAGGTTATCTCCAGCCTTTATCCCACGACTGCCTGGAAGCTCCCCTGGATACACGTGGCGTTTCCGTGCGCCGCGGCGGTTGGCTCCGGCGTGGAGGCGGGCCTGACGGCACTGCGCCGCAAGGGAAAGATTCCGGACAAGAGAGTGAAATCCGTTGCCATCGGCGGCGACGGCGGGACGATGGACATCGGCTTTCAGGCCCTGTCCGGGGCGATGGAGCGAGGTCACGACATGCTCTATGTCTGCTTCGACAACGAGGCGTATATGAATACGGGCATCCAGCGCTCCAGCGGGACGCCGTTTCTGGCCTCGACAACTACGTCGCCGGCGGGCAAGAAAATTCCCGGCAATCAGGTCTGGAAGAAAAACGTTATGGAAATCATGGTTGCACACAATATCCCCTACGTGGCGACGGCTTCGCCGGCCTACCCGATAGATTTCATGAACAAGGTCAAGAAGGCCCGTGAGGTTAAGGGGTCCGCGTACATCCACTGTCTGGTCACTTGTCCGACCGGCTGGCGCTCGCCGTCGGAAACGAGCATCCAGCTCGGCCGCCTTGCCTATGAGACGGGGGTTTTCCCCATTTACGAGGTGGAGGACGGCAAGTACCGGTTCACCATGCCGGTGCCGGAGAAACGGCGGCCGGTGGCGGATTACCTGAAGGGTCAGGGACGGTTTCGGCATGTAACTCCCGATCAGATAAAGGCCATTCAGGAAAGAGTCGATATCGAGTGGGAGATGCTCAAAATCAAGATAGCGAGTTCCAAGTCCCGTGCGGAGATCAGGGAACAGGTGAAATCGTAG
- the porA gene encoding pyruvate ferredoxin oxidoreductase yields the protein MGKRIGIEVAIAAAEAAALCRFEVAAVYPITPQSHVAEHLSDIVNDGRVDASFITVEGEHSALSAAIGASGTGARVITATSSQGLLYMSEVMPIASGMRVPIVMIVANRAVSSPINIWNDHSDIMPMRDTGWITFFSENGQEAVDMVIQAYKVAEHRDVMLPVDVMMDGFQLTHMVEPLFMPDQEEVDRFLPPYVPYATLHPDNPVSMGTLAMPDIFAEAQKSKDAALVNSLTVIKEVWKEWEELFGRKYEPVQTYLTEDADVAMVTMGSMGETAEVAVDELRRQGIKAGLIKIKLWRPFPFEDLKKAVKGIRVVAVMDRAVSFGGPGGPVFSEIRSALYDEPARPAVVNFIIGLGGRDIQVVDFVDMMKKAAAGKLAEPYEFYGVRG from the coding sequence ATGGGAAAAAGAATAGGAATCGAGGTCGCAATTGCAGCGGCGGAGGCGGCCGCCTTGTGCCGATTTGAGGTGGCAGCCGTATATCCCATCACGCCTCAGTCCCATGTTGCCGAGCATCTTTCCGATATTGTCAACGATGGACGGGTGGATGCCTCTTTTATCACTGTGGAGGGCGAGCATTCCGCGCTCAGCGCCGCTATCGGCGCCTCGGGAACCGGTGCGCGCGTGATCACGGCAACCAGTTCCCAGGGGCTTCTCTACATGAGCGAGGTTATGCCGATTGCCTCGGGGATGAGGGTGCCGATTGTCATGATTGTGGCAAACCGGGCAGTTTCCTCACCGATCAATATCTGGAACGATCACAGCGATATCATGCCGATGCGCGATACCGGCTGGATAACCTTCTTTTCGGAGAACGGCCAGGAGGCGGTGGACATGGTTATTCAGGCCTACAAGGTTGCCGAACACCGCGACGTGATGCTGCCTGTCGATGTAATGATGGATGGCTTTCAGCTTACCCACATGGTCGAGCCGCTCTTCATGCCCGATCAGGAGGAGGTGGATCGATTTTTGCCGCCGTATGTTCCCTATGCGACCCTGCACCCGGACAACCCTGTTTCGATGGGAACCCTCGCGATGCCGGATATCTTCGCGGAAGCGCAGAAGTCCAAGGACGCGGCCCTGGTCAACTCGCTTACGGTTATCAAGGAGGTATGGAAGGAATGGGAAGAGCTGTTCGGCCGCAAATATGAGCCGGTGCAGACTTACCTGACCGAGGATGCCGATGTGGCCATGGTAACAATGGGATCGATGGGAGAAACCGCGGAAGTCGCGGTTGACGAACTGCGCCGGCAGGGAATAAAGGCGGGCCTTATAAAGATCAAACTGTGGCGCCCCTTTCCCTTTGAAGACCTGAAAAAGGCGGTAAAGGGAATTCGGGTGGTGGCCGTCATGGACAGGGCGGTATCTTTCGGCGGGCCCGGCGGGCCTGTTTTTTCCGAAATCCGCTCCGCCCTTTATGATGAGCCTGCCCGTCCCGCTGTGGTGAATTTCATCATCGGCCTGGGCGGCAGGGACATACAGGTCGTTGATTTTGTGGATATGATGAAGAAGGCGGCCGCAGGGAAGCTTGCGGAACCCTATGAATTTTACGGAGTGAGGGGATAA
- a CDS encoding 4Fe-4S binding protein: MSDKKWPETWQEINPGCMVFRPGSSAEYHTGSWRAKRPLWDKVKCIKCGLCYIYCPEGCITEDADGFFEANLNYCKGCGICAKECWTGAIAMADEEE; this comes from the coding sequence ATGTCAGACAAAAAGTGGCCTGAAACATGGCAGGAGATAAACCCCGGCTGCATGGTTTTCCGCCCGGGGAGCTCTGCGGAGTATCATACGGGAAGCTGGCGGGCGAAGCGCCCGCTCTGGGATAAGGTTAAATGCATAAAGTGCGGTCTTTGTTACATATACTGTCCTGAAGGTTGCATTACAGAAGATGCCGACGGGTTTTTTGAGGCCAATCTAAACTACTGCAAGGGGTGCGGCATCTGCGCGAAAGAGTGCTGGACAGGCGCCATTGCAATGGCGGATGAGGAGGAGTAG
- a CDS encoding 2-oxoacid:acceptor oxidoreductase family protein, translating into MLEIRWHGRGGQGAVTSVELLALTAIGEGRFAQGFPSFGPERRGAPVAAFNRVDEKQIKIRSGIYNPDVVVVLDESLIAMVDVAEGLKRSGVLIINTTKNLEELRANIKFEGKIAVCDAIGIARAELGVPITNTTMLGAVIKITGVVKMESLAEPINKRFGRIAVKNKNAAKRAYEEVRIINEG; encoded by the coding sequence ATGTTAGAAATAAGATGGCATGGGAGAGGCGGTCAGGGAGCAGTCACGTCGGTAGAGCTGCTGGCTTTGACGGCCATTGGCGAGGGTAGATTTGCCCAGGGATTCCCCAGTTTCGGTCCGGAGCGGCGCGGGGCGCCGGTTGCTGCCTTTAACCGGGTGGACGAGAAGCAGATAAAGATCCGTTCGGGAATCTACAACCCGGATGTTGTCGTTGTCCTTGACGAAAGCCTGATCGCAATGGTGGATGTTGCGGAGGGTCTGAAGCGGTCGGGGGTGTTGATTATCAACACGACCAAGAACCTCGAAGAACTCAGGGCCAATATCAAATTCGAGGGTAAAATCGCCGTTTGCGATGCCATCGGGATCGCACGGGCGGAGCTGGGCGTACCCATTACCAACACGACCATGCTGGGCGCCGTGATCAAGATTACCGGGGTGGTGAAGATGGAATCGCTTGCCGAACCAATCAACAAAAGATTCGGCAGGATAGCGGTAAAAAACAAGAACGCCGCGAAGCGCGCCTATGAAGAGGTCAGGATTATCAACGAGGGATAA
- the recR gene encoding recombination mediator RecR, whose product MSGYALPIQNLIKEFAKFPGIGEKTAARLANHVLRSSEEEVRLFSESLLDVKRKIRFCSACFNLAEGELCGICSDQRRDQSLICVVEDPDSLIALEGSGEYHGVYHVLHGAISPLDGIGPDKLRIAELLERVFRQPIKEVILATNPDTSGEATALLISRLLRERDIKVSRIAFGIPMGGDLRYTDKMTLAKSLEFRRIT is encoded by the coding sequence ATGTCAGGCTATGCGCTTCCCATACAGAACCTTATCAAAGAGTTTGCCAAATTTCCCGGAATAGGCGAGAAGACGGCGGCGCGTCTGGCTAACCATGTGCTGCGTTCCTCGGAGGAGGAGGTCCGCCTCTTTTCCGAGAGTCTGCTCGATGTCAAACGCAAGATCCGTTTCTGCTCCGCCTGTTTCAATCTGGCGGAAGGAGAACTCTGCGGTATCTGCTCGGATCAAAGGCGCGATCAGTCGCTCATTTGCGTTGTCGAAGATCCGGATTCGCTGATTGCGCTGGAGGGGAGCGGGGAATATCATGGGGTTTATCATGTCCTCCACGGCGCGATCTCGCCGCTTGACGGGATAGGGCCGGACAAGCTGCGCATCGCGGAACTGCTGGAGCGCGTTTTTCGACAGCCGATCAAAGAGGTTATCCTGGCAACCAATCCCGATACATCCGGAGAGGCGACCGCTCTGCTGATTTCCCGGCTGCTGAGAGAGCGGGATATTAAGGTAAGCCGGATAGCCTTTGGCATTCCCATGGGGGGAGACCTGCGCTACACGGACAAGATGACGCTTGCCAAGAGCCTCGAATTCAGGAGAATCACATAA
- a CDS encoding YbaB/EbfC family nucleoid-associated protein, with product MKQAKKMQENVMKLQEELAERTVDATAGGGMVSVTVNGRFMILSLKIEKEVVNPEDVEMLQDLIVAAVNEGVRKAQELAATEMGKITGGLQIPGLA from the coding sequence ATGAAACAGGCCAAGAAGATGCAGGAAAACGTCATGAAACTGCAGGAGGAGCTGGCTGAGCGGACCGTTGACGCAACAGCGGGCGGCGGGATGGTTTCGGTCACCGTCAACGGCAGGTTCATGATTCTTTCGCTGAAGATTGAAAAAGAGGTCGTAAATCCGGAAGATGTCGAGATGCTTCAGGATTTGATAGTTGCGGCGGTAAACGAAGGGGTTCGCAAGGCGCAGGAGCTCGCGGCAACCGAGATGGGCAAGATAACCGGCGGTCTTCAGATCCCGGGTCTGGCATAG
- the dnaX gene encoding DNA polymerase III subunit gamma/tau encodes MQEYRVLARKCRPQKFEEVTGQEHVVRTLQNAVSQNRIAHAFLFSGPRGVGKTSVARILAKALNCETGPTPTPCNECVHCLEITNGNAIDVREIDGASNRGIDEIRELRENVKFAAASGRYKIYIIDEVHMLTREAFNALLKTLEEPPAHVIFIFATTETNKVPATIRSRCQCFDFRRISQKQIKENLRWIAATETIDVSDSALAWIAEAGDGSLRDSQSIFDQVISYAGSAITDEAVEEIIGRSDRRFLLALSEAVLARDAGRCLKIIDEAYYYGLDMRYFYQTLLNHFRNLLLVKIVNDNDALIDIPVEEKARLRQQTEGREAGTLQRLLELLMAEEENVRRSQNPRLNLEAVLCRMAYLEKIIPLEALIERMEGMEIRLGGGTEKIGAVSSLRREARGGALAERYGSPSAPAAREERPAYGVGVAGDESEGIMPSPNVGPAGGGLNVGQGWDGFREFLKEHEPALSAKLQQGQCLCCEEGILRIGFEKGYLFYNDIVKRKDRLAGYCRQFWQRETRLEIETVLPANGENAPKGNNLAEKNNHNREIRREALSHPLVRKILDVFPGAEVKEVKVRDKEVAATISEMPPLDEDLDQDDRSER; translated from the coding sequence GTGCAGGAATACCGCGTTCTGGCACGAAAGTGCCGCCCCCAGAAATTTGAAGAGGTAACAGGGCAGGAGCACGTCGTCAGGACGCTGCAAAATGCGGTTTCCCAAAATCGCATTGCCCACGCCTTTCTCTTCAGCGGGCCACGCGGGGTAGGCAAGACGTCGGTTGCCCGGATACTCGCCAAGGCCCTTAACTGCGAAACCGGACCGACCCCGACGCCCTGCAACGAATGCGTCCATTGCCTGGAAATCACGAATGGAAACGCCATCGATGTCCGGGAAATAGACGGCGCCTCCAACCGGGGGATAGACGAAATCCGCGAACTGCGGGAAAACGTCAAATTCGCCGCCGCATCCGGCCGCTACAAGATTTACATCATCGACGAGGTACACATGCTCACCAGGGAGGCGTTTAACGCGCTGCTTAAAACCCTGGAGGAGCCTCCTGCTCATGTTATTTTTATCTTCGCGACCACAGAGACGAACAAGGTGCCGGCCACGATCCGCTCCCGCTGTCAGTGTTTCGACTTCCGAAGGATTTCCCAGAAGCAGATCAAGGAAAATCTCCGCTGGATAGCGGCCACGGAAACTATCGACGTCAGCGACAGCGCCCTTGCCTGGATTGCCGAGGCGGGCGATGGCAGTCTGCGCGATTCCCAGAGCATCTTCGATCAGGTTATTTCATACGCGGGCAGCGCGATCACAGATGAGGCGGTAGAGGAAATTATCGGCCGCTCCGATCGCCGCTTTCTGCTGGCCTTATCCGAGGCGGTGCTGGCCAGGGACGCCGGCCGCTGTCTGAAAATCATCGACGAGGCCTACTATTACGGCCTCGATATGCGTTATTTTTATCAAACCCTGCTGAACCATTTCCGCAACCTGCTGCTCGTGAAAATTGTAAACGACAACGACGCCCTGATCGACATCCCCGTGGAAGAGAAGGCTCGTCTGCGACAGCAGACCGAGGGGCGGGAAGCGGGAACCCTGCAGCGCCTCCTGGAGCTGCTGATGGCCGAGGAGGAGAACGTGCGCCGGAGTCAGAACCCCCGCCTGAATCTGGAGGCGGTGCTCTGCCGGATGGCATATCTGGAAAAGATCATCCCGCTGGAAGCGCTCATTGAACGGATGGAAGGGATGGAGATTCGCCTGGGCGGAGGAACAGAAAAGATTGGCGCCGTTTCTTCCTTGCGCAGGGAGGCCCGCGGGGGCGCCCTTGCAGAAAGATATGGTTCACCCTCGGCGCCGGCAGCAAGGGAGGAGCGCCCGGCCTATGGGGTTGGTGTTGCGGGCGATGAAAGCGAAGGAATCATGCCAAGCCCGAACGTCGGGCCGGCAGGCGGAGGTCTGAATGTGGGGCAGGGATGGGACGGCTTCCGGGAGTTCCTTAAAGAGCATGAACCGGCCCTTTCCGCAAAGCTCCAGCAGGGTCAATGCCTTTGCTGCGAAGAGGGGATTCTTCGGATCGGTTTTGAAAAAGGGTACCTTTTTTACAACGATATTGTTAAGCGCAAGGATAGACTGGCCGGTTACTGCCGGCAGTTTTGGCAAAGGGAAACAAGGCTGGAGATAGAAACTGTCTTACCGGCAAACGGGGAAAACGCGCCCAAGGGAAATAACTTGGCGGAAAAAAATAATCACAACAGGGAAATCCGGCGTGAGGCGCTCTCTCATCCGCTGGTTCGGAAGATTCTCGATGTCTTCCCCGGCGCGGAGGTAAAGGAAGTGAAGGTGCGCGATAAAGAGGTTGCCGCAACCATTTCCGAGATGCCGCCGCTGGATGAGGACCTGGATCAGGATGACCGCTCCGAGCGCTGA